Below is a genomic region from Dioscorea cayenensis subsp. rotundata cultivar TDr96_F1 chromosome 14, TDr96_F1_v2_PseudoChromosome.rev07_lg8_w22 25.fasta, whole genome shotgun sequence.
AAAAACTAAGCCCAGCTTCAGCAATCCAGTGAGGAAAGATGCTAACTTGTCCCGCAAAATCGTTGCAGCATCTCCGGGCAATCAAACAAGTGAAGGTCGAATATAATCCATGGGATTCTTCAGTCTCCAAGTTAATCAAGTACTtgattttgcttgaattttacTGTCAATGTATCATTGATGTGATTTTGTTGGGATGCATGAATTCCAATTCATACTAATGTAGTTCTTGATTTGATCTTAACTTTTTTGCTACAATTGCACCGTTAATGTTGTTTTCAATGAAGTATAGATTCAATATACTCATCAAGTTtgattttacttgaattttgcTGTTGTTCTAGTTCTTGATTTTATATGAACACTTTGCTATGATTGCACCATTAATGTGATTTTGGTGATATATAGATTCAATgtgaaatgtgccctcagccgaaaATCAAACTCTCATCATTCGGTGaaagctctatcggcgacccgtgtaccaattgacccgaaggtcgttggcaaCTCATCAAGTTCTTTGTTGCTAGCTGAATTTTGCTGTTCCATTTCAATCATATGAATGGATTGATCCAATTCATGTCGATTTTTATGAATGTGCTTTGTTAATATTAGCAATTTGTAGATATTTGGTTGTAATTCTTGTCTAATATTTGAAACATCAAAAATTGTTCCAGTGGTGATAAGGAATATTTGAAAAATCAGAGAATGGCTACAAAACAAATTCATCACTTTCAAAGGGTGGCAAAGAAAAAACCTCCCTTAATGTAAATCGATGAATGGGAATAATGTTCAGAAGCATACTCACAGACATGTATTTCAAATGCTTGAAATCCCCATAAAAAGCATTCATTTAATTGATGGAAAAAACAAAGACGCGACACTAATAATGAATGTAATTACTATCACTAACAATTGATTAAAGCAGTGGTAATTTTAAGTTTAGAGATGCCTGAAACAACAAACATTATACATTAAAGACATTAAATTTTACCGGTACCAAGAGGCTGCCTTGAGGTATCACCTGAAGCCCATGCTTGATAGTCCTTCTCGAGCTGCTCGAGCAAATGCAAAATATCAGTTGTATTTCAATGGTCTTAACTTTTTTCGagtaataataatttcacaTTGCAATGCTAGTCAGATTATCATATCCACTGGACCTTATTCAAGCGAAAACCTTTTGAGTACAAATTTTTGGAATAGCATGGTagtgagaaattaaaaacattgaacATTTTTTCGAGTGTACAATTAAGAGATTAAAACCATTGGACCTGACGCAGAAATCGTGGTAGCATTAGTCTTAGTAGTTGTTCCAGGACCTGAGTGCCGGCTGATTCTATTGCTCCCACTGGTATAGCTCTAAATGCAAACGGGATTTCGATAATAACCTGGAGAAAGACAATGATCTTATAACCAAACATATTGTcctgattattatttattatttgggaATGGATTTGTTTGTTTGGAGTTACCTCAATTGTTGTGTCGGTTGTGAGCTGTTGCGATGAAGAGTTGCTGCTCAAACGCTTATTGCAGGAAATTCTATTCACCATCGAAGCTGCATTTCCCATGAAATTAAAGTCAAAGGACTCCTGAAAGGCATTCAGAAGTTGAATTCagatattaaataaaagaattcaCTTGTTGatgccaaaaataaaagatttcacTTGTTGatgccaaaaataaaattcactCGAAGTAAACAACCACTGGCCTCTCATTCAAACTAATCAATTGAAGCCTTGTTtaagatggaaaaaaatacaatccaAATTCTAAAAACCATCATCAACTATCAATATATCACCCCAAGATGGTTTTCTGAACTCACAACCAgccaaataatcaaaataaaaatcatatcaaTATATCACCTCAAATagtcaaaatcaaaatttgtcATTATAGATATCTCAGACTTCAGCAACCTCTTTAGCCATGGTAGATAATAATCGTATCTCTATATTACATTGAACTCTACTCACCATTTTTCTGATAATTTGTTCAGTTCAATCAACCAACACTTCAACATCAACAGGCCAAACTACAAAAACAAAGCCTTTTCAATAAATAACATTGCCTTGCATTGGTATGTCCTTGTTCATTGATCACTAAACTTGAAGGCTAGGCCCTTGAACGCTAAGTAAACTTTTTAGTCATATTTtgtttacatattattttttgagAACTACCCCACAAAAAATCTCTACAACTTGCTATGAATATACAGAATGTTGAATTGCCTCTACCAAAGAGTCATATTTTCAAACCCTAAACACTAAAGGCTGAGCCTTTCATATTTGCTCACTAAGGAGTTCGATTTTGATGTTTTCACATGACACAAATAGACCACATTAGAGATCATCACAAATTACAATGCATATACTAAACCCAAACTGATTCACAAAACCATCAAAGTCATATTctcaaacccaaaccctaaaagGCTAAGTATTCAATCACTAAAGACTTCTATTTCCTTGCAAATTCACCCATATAATCCCCATGAGATCTTTACAAGTCACTAAAAATATACTAAACATCAAACTGATTTACAAAATCATCAAAGAATCATATTTTTCCAATCCTAACTTTGATCAATCAAAAGCTCTCTTTTTCTTCCAAATTCCCCCCAAATAATCCCCAATAAAATGGATATACAAAACCATCCAAGAGCAATGTTCTCAAACAAAAACCACTAAACATTTCAATCACCAGCAACGAAGAATGAATCTAAAAGCACAACCATACCTGAGAATTTCTCATTCTGAGCAACCACAATTGGCGAGCCCTCCAgctacaaagaaaaacaaacaacaaaaatggaACTTTTTGAATCAAGAATCAAAGGAGAATGAAACAGAGAAACCGTCCAGTTGTTCATACTCGGCAAGACAAGAGGCGAATGCAGCAGCCATAGGGCTCCTCATCCACACGGACCACCAGCACAGGGCACACCTCAAAAGCGAAGAACTTGAACCGATAGACATAGCATCTGAAGGTATTATCATCGACCCGCTCGATCCGCTCCGCATCGAGAACCGAGTACTGGCTCGCTGGCAAGCTCATATACTCCGCTGAAACACCAAACAACATCTCAATCTCTTTCTTTTCGATTTAGAAGTAAGGATTGAAGAGAAGGGATTCGAGATTCACCGAGAGGGCGTTGGAGTTGCTGAACGGTGGTGGACTCGGAGCTGCGGGCGGAGAAGCGAGCACGGGGCACGGCGGAGGAGGAGGCAGAGGCGCGGACGAAGAGAGGGCGGCGAGAGGGGGCAATTGGGGCGGAGATGAAGCGAACCAGCGAGGAGTTGAGCGCCATTGGAGAGCTCTTCGAAGCTCGCGAAGAAGacgaagagagaaagagagtgagAGATGGGGATAAAACGAAAGAGATGCGATGGAATGGGATCGGGTGTTTTATACTAAACAGCAAATAGATATTTGTAGCGTATCATATGCTGCCACGTTGCTATAATGGAATCTTCTTGCATGGGTCCCACCTTGTCAAGAAATTTTTCATTTGTGTCCTTCTAAAGGTTTTTAATTGGGATGGATTGAAAATTGGGTTTTTATCTTTGTATccctgcaaaaataaaaattataaatcatttttatttatttttacatcaataattatttttaaaaaattattaaaaactagaCAATCATTTACcaataaaatgaaacaaaaacacaaaataagtCTATCTTAAATGGAAGGaagacaaaaaaacacaaaaaaaccaaacaGATAAAGCAGAAGGCAAAGGTAACCATTAGTCAAATGTCTAGAGCTTCAGTGTGCGAGATATGAGATCCACCCGACACAGAGGTCAGAGGTCCCACAAAAGTTGAGGCTTTTCTTGATTATCGGCAGTGACTTCTCATGTGTGGCTTTTGAGAATCTGAAGTTGTATTTATCCAAGCAATAATCATATGGTCAATTTTGCAAAtcaatgatagaaaagaagattgTATAAGAAAATGCAATTATTCCGTTCAAGCTAAATATTTCACCAAATAGCAAGAACGAGGAGGTTTTCTAGGTCATAACAACCGAAGACTATATTGATGGCCCAGTCAGACCATGTCTCCTCTCGATTAGAGGACATATTAGAGATATTGAGAAAGACAATAGTGCAACTCAGTTCTAGTTGCAAAAGGGAATGCCATTATTGCAAAGCACACAAGTTGTTGTGGAAATTCTATTGCAATCCCTTTTAAGCAGATTATCTAAGGTGATGATCTTGTTATTTAAAGCTAATCAattaaagattttaattttaagggCCAGTCTCCTTTTGAGAGTAATTTGTTAAGCGAGCTTCCAATTTCATTATAATTCAAGAAGGTGTATAAGGACTTAACTGTGTCTGTGTGGTACCCGTTTTTTATCCAAACACTAGATTATGCAATCCACTCCTTTTGTAAGCATAATTGACAGCCAGCCCTGAAGTTTACGGAACTAAGCATTAAGGTTAGTAACTAATAGAGAGTTAAACTGAGCGTTAAAGTTACTAACTAATAGAGAGTTAAACTCAACTACCATGAGGTAATGATTCTGTCATccaaggaaaaattttaacCACACAAACCTTGGAGCTTTCCCTTCAAATTATCTATCAAGCCACAATAAGAAAAAACATTTCAAGAAAGCATCTCAACAATTAAGAATATctgccaacgaccttcgggtctattgatATACGGGTCATCGATAGAGctttcaccgagtggtgagagttcgattctcgacTGAAGACACATTTCTGGGGAGTTATGAATAGTGATAGTGTATAGGTGGTTCCaacgcccacgtgagcgcggccccatccccacttgttccaccgaagCTTGTGCATGTCCCTGGgatctctagtgggttcgccccgctcctcatccaaacaaaaaaaaaacaattaaaaatgcCTTTCCAAAAGAACAATTTTCTACCTGGCAAAGTATTAAAAAAGCAAGTGTAGTATCTATTCTTGGACAgcttaaataattaacaaaaatgagATGAAATTGAATACAAACTCAATActtaaaaattttcatcaaaatatctaTAAAGAATGTGCTTGATTGATGATATACAACAACATTAATTTGACTATTAAACATTCCATATGGTACAACTATTTGATCTAAAGTTACATATAAATAcaccaatcaatcaatcaatctctGCATGAACATAGTCTACAAAGACGAAGTTCTTCTTAAGTTCATGTAACAGGTAGACCAGAGATGCGCTTACGATCGCAGCCGCTCCAAGGAGAAGCCGAAG
It encodes:
- the LOC120275752 gene encoding uncharacterized protein SYNPCC7002_A1590, coding for MALNSSLVRFISAPIAPSRRPLFVRASASSSAVPRARFSARSSESTTVQQLQRPLAEYMSLPASQYSVLDAERIERVDDNTFRCYVYRFKFFAFEVCPVLVVRVDEEPYGCCIRLLSCRLEGSPIVVAQNEKFSASMVNRISCNKRLSSNSSSQQLTTDTTIEVIIEIPFAFRAIPVGAIESAGTQVLEQLLRLMLPRFLRQLEKDYQAWASGDTSRQPLGTGKI